The Xanthomonas indica sequence GGGTGGGTGGAGAGCCATTGCGGCAGACGATCGCCGCCGGCGGCCATCATGTTCTTCCACAGATCCACCGCCTGCGCCGGGTCGAATCCGGCCTGTGCCATCAGGCGCTGGCCGACGATGTCCGCCTCGCTTTCCTGCTGGCGCGAGCCGGGCAGCAGGAACAGCGTCTGCGCGGTCATGCCGCCGACCTGGCCGACGGTGTCGGCCGCACCCTGGCCGTAGCGCGCGCCGGCCAGCGCGCCGATCACGCTCAGGCCCGCCTGCGCGCCGAGCTGACGGGTGATGCGTTCTTCGTGGTGACGCGAGATGACGTGGCCGATCTCGTGGCCGAGCACGGCGGCGAGCTGGTCCTGGTTCTTGGCCACGCTGAAGATGCCGCTGTTGACCCCGACCTTGCCGCCGGGCAGGGCGAACGCGTTGGGTTCCTTGTCGTTGAACAGCGCCGTTTCCCAACCGGTGCCGCGCCATTGGTCGGGCAGTTGCGCGACCAGCGCGTTGACCACGCAGCGCACGTAGGCGTTGCGCTTGGGATCGGTGTCCAGCGGTTCCTTGGCCTTGGCTTCGGCGAACGCCTGCGCGCCCATCTGGTCGAGTTGTTGCTGCGAGATGCCCCCCACGACCTGGGTACGCCCGGTTGGCGATGTCGTCGTCGCACACGCTGCCAGCAGCATCGCGAACGACGCGCCAAGTACCACTTGCTTCATACGGTCCCCCCTCCTAACACGCGTGGCAGTGTGGGGGGCCGCGTCTTAACATTTCGTCAAACAAACCTTCAGGTTGCGCCAAACCAATAGAGCCCGGCCACCGCGAGGGCGTTGTTGAGTCCATGCGCGGCGATCGGCGCCCACAAGGTGCCGGTGCGCTTGTACAGCCAGGCGAACGCCGCGCCCATGCCGCCGTAGACCAGCCACAGCTGGGCGGTCGCCGCCAGGCTGTTGCCGGTGGTTCCCGGCACCTCGTGCACCAGGGCGAAGGCAGCGCCGCTGAGCAGCATGCCCAGCCGCGGCCGGCCGGCATCCCACAGCCGCC is a genomic window containing:
- a CDS encoding M48 family metallopeptidase, which codes for MKQVVLGASFAMLLAACATTTSPTGRTQVVGGISQQQLDQMGAQAFAEAKAKEPLDTDPKRNAYVRCVVNALVAQLPDQWRGTGWETALFNDKEPNAFALPGGKVGVNSGIFSVAKNQDQLAAVLGHEIGHVISRHHEERITRQLGAQAGLSVIGALAGARYGQGAADTVGQVGGMTAQTLFLLPGSRQQESEADIVGQRLMAQAGFDPAQAVDLWKNMMAAGGDRLPQWLSTHPDPSARIGELQRDVAALEPVYAQARSAGRTPKCG